In Ciona intestinalis chromosome 7, KH, whole genome shotgun sequence, the genomic window GAAGATATATTTATCTGTATGTACGCACTTTACGTTTATGTAATGAATATACTTGTATTGCATCTAAACATGGTTgcaaatttaaacatgttttgcaTATTGTGTGTACCGCTACTCCGTATGGCAAACCCTGGTATTGAGTGTCACGGCATGCCTTTAAATGACTCGCATGATCATTACGAGCTAAAAATACTATTATTAATTCTATACATGGCGGCATAAtctgcattttaaattttttaatgagtctaatgaaataatatatacgCTGACGTGATACAAACAACTTCAACTTTCGCGAATTCATTCCAGTAATTGGTAAACAATTCGTTTGTTTTACGTCACAGTTATTCTCACGACAAGCCGCAGCATCTCCGTTTCGATAATGATATAATTACTTAATTCTTGTGTCAGCGGGTGTCGGTTAATTCATGGCTCCCTGCTGCTAAATTTAGACAAACACGCCACGCAGATTAAAATCATTGCAGATTTTCAGCACCGTCCTACAATAGCACCGCGCACCAGACCGTTTGAACTATCTCTCGCCCGATGTTAAACCTATTTCCAGTTCAACTCGGTTCGAAAATATACTTTTCAGactgtaaacatgttttctttttcttcagcGCCCGTTGTGCACGATCGTTGCTCCCACCCGTACGACATCGGCCACAGTTGTTCAGACCACACCCCGACTGGTCGTTATTTTCACAACCCTTCAATGAACCGTTGTGAATTGTTCTACTACGTTGGATGCGGGGGAAATACAAACAACTACCGAACTCTGATTGAGTGCGAAAGAACTTGCTGTAAGTTGAAGTATATGAAAAACTTTATCACAAACAATAACCCATATTACttgtaattaaaaacatatctCTAGTTAAATGCCTAAAATAtgctactgtggggtaagatgggaaatcggtaggacataatatccaaatatcctgaccgtgttttaaacagttaacaacggtctatgggagttgtaaggacacgattttaatattctttgaatgtgttGTATGTTTAACTAAAACGTGTGGTTGCCAAACCAAACTacatatactttattttaccttACGTTTTAACATGTATACCTTTACAGTGCCACAACCGATAGTCACAATAACTGTACAAGTCGAAGGAAGAAACACACACAGCTTGGAGGTGCCATCCTGGGTATTGGACGATTACAGCTTAGTTTCTGATAACGTCAACCAAATATCTCAAGTAATAATGGATCGGGTTCGACTTGTTGCAAGAAACCAAACATTGGTCCAAGCTTACGTTGAAGGTAAGTTAAACTGGAATCAACGTGGTCGCtacataatattataatatattgtcaaaacaaaaacttacaggaaaaaaaaagaaattttacaaaaacatgaaattttacaaagtcaTTGTTTTTAGCTACCACTGCCACTGAGGAAGGACGACTTCTTGAGATCGGAAGACCTCTTCCACCAATTGAGGCTAAATCACCTGAAGAACAAATCAGACAAGTTCTCGGACCTGAAGTTGTGTGTTTCCAACCTGATCAAACTGGACCATGCAGAGCACTTTTCCGAAGATGGTAAGTTTCAACTCGATATGAGTTTTCTTTACTATGCGTCAATTTACGTAGGATATAGCACGACAGCGCAGAAAAGTTTCCTgctaaattaaatgtttttttttggttataattttatgacaaacgaataattaattatattttctcatcaGGCATTTCAACTCCGAACGTGGTGTTTGCGAGCGTTTGGTCTACGGAGGCTGCGACCCTAATGGCAACAATTTCTTAGAAGAGCAAGATTGTTTTGAGTATTGTCGAGCATATGCCCTTCCCATTACTTCTTACGTTGACTCGCGGGCTCATAATTCCGAACCACAAGAAGATGTTGATGGACAGGTCGTTTACAGACTGCCTGAAGTCCCCAGCACCACCCCAGAAGAAACAACACCAAGTCCTACTATTGGTGTTTAATGCGTTGTAAAACTTTGAAGATATTGGTAGTAATTCAAACGTGCACTGTTCTTGGCATAAGCGCCGCCAGACCGCACTTCGCGCTTTTCCAGCGCCGTGTCTTCAATATTTAATGACGGGAATCCATTAATTCGAAAACGCTGCTTTGCTGTTTGGATATTTATTGCTTAAGCTTTTTACAGcgatttttagttttttggtataaatctgtcgatttttatataaattgtatGAAAATAGATGCGGTGAAGTTTTAATACTCTATGCTTCCATCGtgacttttatgtttttattcataatCGTACTTTTATCAGTGTTTAAATAGCACGTTGCTTTCCTTTTACATTGCGTCTTTTTCGCCAATAAAGTACTTAAAATGAACATAGAAACAGTATTACCCTATCGAAAAAGATTTCTATGAGCCATATATAAACCGAagtcaaaaatatttcaaatttagtTTATCTTGACTACGAGCATTGTTGTTATTAACTGACAGTTCAAAATAATGTGACACACTATGTATGCAAGTTAGCGCAGCAAATTAACGACTAGGATTAATGTATAATTGTTAGTTATATTACAGAAACGTAGCCTTGCTGTAGATTTGAACCATATAAAATGGGCTAAGCTATTAAAGTCAGCGTTTTAtgtcgtgttataacttatgtGTCCCGAGTGTCTCGTTTTTGTTCAAATACACTAGACTGACACGTTACTTGTAAACAATTCATTCAATAAAGAGTTAAAGCTGTGACCGAAATATGCCAGCAGGtaaataatagtttttatcttgtcttaatatttaaaatgtatctactatttattattacggttttatgttttataaacagaaagTGCAATGCGAAGACAGACAAGGTCTCTGTTTGAAGGAATATTGGGAAAGAAAAGTTCAGAAGGGTAAAATTGCCTACTTTTACTGACTATTCTTTTAGTATGATTTGTATACCATTACCAGTGTTAAGTTATATTTCTGTtgtgcaatattttaaatgttacacAAAATCAACTTAAAACTGATGTACTGTGTAAAATGCtgttattaatatgtttttttgttcttttttccCAGTGGTACACCTTCAGACACTGAACAAACACCTGAAAAAGTTGTAAGTAAACATGTGATTAgttgaaacttttaaattagtaCAATATGTAATTGCGTATCTTATTTAATACTTAAGGTTATAACTTAAAGGtataatattcaattattCAAACTtctaaataatattcaaacttcCGAGGCCAATATTCAAACTTCTAAATATACTTTCACATAaaagaacataaaatatatacattgtattaCTAATATTTActtcaatttattttacattgtgcATTCATGCTGAATACGACCTTTTTATCACCCAGGCTGAAAGTTTAGAGCGCAGTTTAACAAAAGATGATCCTCTGTTGGAGACAAACACCTTCAATGAAAATGATCCTGGAAGTAATGGAAAGGGTAAGTGGAAGGAGGAGGAGAgttcacctgtcaatcaagatcaaaacaaagaaaacaaagagaaaatcAAGTACggtttatctttttttatttatttttttaaacattttttgtgtcttttgaaaaatttgtgttttaatgttttccaGAGGTATTTTAcatactttaatttaaagccCATTTAAAAGATCTGGTGTTTTTATAGGTTAGGTAGCTTTTTGAACGGATTGATTTACTTTACAGTACAGCTAATGCACTCATGATAAATGTACgtttttgtattctattttgtATTCTATATTGCAGCGCGGCACTCAATGAGTCATAGCATTTAGGCCAAGGTTGGCTCATTAACCCAAAACTTGGGGTGGCAAATTTACTTTACTAATGTCattgtttgaaattaaaaatattttcttggtCAGTGAGACATATGTTGAAGAGAGGAAAGTAAAATGGTCGAGCAATGTTACAGTGCATGAGGGTGAAACTGACAAGAAAGATCCACAGTTATCTTCTTTACCAACAACATCTATACTTAAAACGGTGCAACAACGTTTGAAAGTAAAGGGTAGACCAGACGACAAGGGTCTTCAAGAAAGTAGTATGAAAAATACAGCTGTTCACAAAACTGAGTGTGCAGGTCATGCTTTATACCCAAGTTGTGGCAAAACCAACTCTGAAAATGAAAGCTTGTTAAGCTTAGATGAGACAGTTAGAGAaaacacaatgtttttatCAACCACTGATAGTAGTAGTGGTAGGGTATCAAAAACACTTGAGcgtttaaaaaagaaactttCCGGCTCAACAGATAGTTTGTCTAGCTTGAGTAGTTTGGAGAGTCCGATCAAAATAGCAAAGAAAGCTTATGAAGGTATAGCTAGTTGGATAAATTCACCCAAAGAAAGTTTAGATGATGAGATGAGTCCGCAGAAAGTTGAAAGGACAGGTGTACAAGTACGTTTGAGTGCAGTTGGGAGTGGTTTTCAAACTTTATGGAAAGCAAATTCACAAGTTATTAGGcagttatttaaagaacagtCGGAACATGACTTGGGAGATGGGaggtaaaataaactttccaTATTGGTATATTATTATTCCCAGGTTCAAAATagtaataaagtaatatatttatgtatgttactaCGTAGGAGtctgattttaaactgtaaaaggCAAAAGCTGTTTAAAATCAGCTTAACTTTATTggaaagtttatttattattttggcTTAATTAGTCTGTGattgtatatattgtatatagtgtaattatatataaaataaaacaggtgtttttaatgtttttttttttcaagttaaaactactgtttttaaacagcCTTGGTGGTGTTGGCATTAaacatatatgttttattaaactaatcatTATTTCAGTGAGGAGCCGGACAAAGTCAAATCTGAGGACGATCCATTGAAAATTGAACCTCCACAGCCAAAGAAAGAGAAATGGTATAAACAATTCAAgtttccattaaaaaaaaagaaaattccaGACTCCGAGAGTATCAGATCGGATGCAGGGAGTCCTGCACCACCTGATGATAGTAAAGATGGTGTGGAAACAGGGAGGGAATTAAtgaagaaaaatgaaaatgaagaaAAGTGAGTGTTTTTAATCAGTAGcgtctaaatatatatataataaaatagaaacatttttaaaaactctgtTAATTTTTCCTTGCAGTGTCATATTATTCTGCAATGTCagacaatataaaaaataaaaggggataattgtgtaaaaatttctgtttgagtaaaacaaaacaaatttaggtatatgtatacagtatacatattatatttaatcgtttttatgttttaactttatagtCAGAAACATGAGAATAAAGAAGATGAACAGGATATTAAACCTACACCAGATATTCCATCCACttcaaaagttgaaaataatgATCAAGAACCAAATGAATCAAGTCAAGATTTGTCCACCACCAAACCTGGTAGGCTATACTAAATATTAAGCTTTACTAAAATTAAGCTCTTTGGACACATTAGTGGCCCTATagattcctttttttaaacagtttgttatTGGTATTTTTCTTAGAACAAGACACATTTTTATGTAGCCAAAATCGGCTGTATTTTCATCTATTTCTacaacacaaattttgatcattatttataacattctGCAGTCCCTAAACCAAGAAAGTTACCAGAGATATCGCCAACCACCATCGTGGATGCTGATGCTTCCCAACAAAGTGTAACGAGGATTGAATCAACTGCAAGGCGCAAacgaagaaaaaaaagtaagtCTGGCAGAATATTCAaaactaaatatgtttttttattcaatacgCTTTAAATTGAATGCTTATTAGCTCAAGTTGTattgttttgtgtaatttGTTACCAATATTAAGAaccgtttaaaatatattagtcATCCAGCCATTTCTCATGATATAATTTGTTATCCCAAGTTTTGCCCATTATCCCTCTCTCTCGCTCTTAATGACTCTCTTTTTTCTGTCTtatgtgggtgtttttttttgcggaCATGAGATTTGGCCAATCGTCTCAAATTTTTTGCCATTACCTCTCTGTATCTCTCTCTTTCTGTttgcattaaaacaaacattttttccttCAGTTCCACGAAAAAGGAAAGGTGATCTGGAAACAGACACCGATCCATCTACCACCATTATAGAGAACACTGCAGCAGAAGACACAATTGAAAACATCCCATCTGCATCCATAGCTGATCCGGAGGACCCAGGAGTTACTCCCTCATTTGAGGATGATGGTTTGGTCCTCGGAGTCACAGTTCACCATAGCGATCATCTCCGTGCCGATCTTAAGTATATGGCGCACCCGGTGGTCAGAGTATCCATAGTCGACGGGTCTAATGGTgcttatttaaagaaaagtaaCAGGTATGTGGATATCCCATTGTTAAAAAAGGCTTgtcaaaaatattgttttgtatttcctgttaatttttaaatcaataggCCTATTATCGGGAAAAAGTTCtgaatacaaaatgtaaatactatgtatttttgtttctatccagtttttatttatttaatttttatatttatctaatttttatatatttatatttatctaattttaagtttatgtattaaacaataacaaatattttacctcgaattaaataaatattattgtaactttcaataaacaattaaagttgtttcaacctgaatttaaattaaaaataaagttatttcaTCTCAAAACTAATTTTCAGTTCTCGACGAGTTACTTCATTTTACGAAAGTGATTCCGTCACCTCAGTTCTTCCTATAATGACACAACCTTTCGATTTCCGAGCGAATCAGAGCGTTCTGCCTAGATGGGAAGAGACATTAATCTTCAATGAGTCTTTCAGCAGTCTGGTTGCATCCAGATCAGTCCAGCTTGATCCGGTTCAAACTAGTTCTGCTGAAGTGGAAACAGCACCTGTGGATGTCTCAGTCAAAGCTTCAAGCCCAATcctgttttttgttgtaagtttgtttcaatttgttgattatgtatgtatgtttgtGTTAAGTGAcaatttaatgttgtttctaaaaaataagttaaaacaaaatctagaatgtaaaataaaacatatatatatataaatattctaataaaagataaaatagagTCACAGTTAATCTGCCAAAgcgttttaacataaaatcaaCTTTAGTTGTTATTTGGGGTACATTATTAAAGgtcttattaaaaaattcatattaaaaatatgtttgataATTTGATATACCATACTAGTAGTAAGATATTGAATACTTGCTAATTGATTTAGATTCGCGATTTTGTAAGCATGTCAAAGGCGAACAACGTTCGTAAACATCGGGACGATGTAGATAAAGGATGGCATAATGTGGCATGGGCTTTTCTTAAGGTTGGTaatattgtgttgttttatcatatattttgttttgttttatcatataTACAAGCCAACAAGCGTAAGTTTTCTCTAAAgtctattgtttaaaatttataaataaaattttaaaacagttttgttgCGCAAACATTTTAGATATTGaagtgtatttttattcaaaaaaagtattttttaagttttttgtaccgcaattaacattttatctttattagggtggctgtacacagtatccggcatgtgAATTCGCCTgcaaagtcgtatgcaaacccattaccgagttgtGCATGCGGCAgtgaaatccggacaaaacagacgaattccagatactgtgtacagccacctttaggcTAGCTTTTTCATTTTCCCAATTCTTTAGCTTGTTGGATCGAATGGTAAACCCAACACTGGCCGTCGTGTTCGTTTACAACTTTTCCACCCTCCTCGTAATATATCTGCTATTTCTATGGACGCACAATCGGAACCTGCATTTTCATGGTGGCTTAACCACAAGAGGGCAGCATACCCATCAACAATTTACGTCACGCTTAAATCTGTCACTGGGTCAAGCAAGGTAGGTTGGTGCAAAATCAAACGattgtaattttttcttattttttattaatgtatatatatttgtttaggaatcttttttatataactgcATGGTCTGCacctttatattaaaacaaacattgtctctcattttatttaacacatttttttataacacaaaaacacaacatgCTTTTTTTACTGTCCACCAACCTCACTAAAAAAACAGATGGATGTGGTTCTGTGCTCCGTGTTTGCCACAAAAAGAATACCAAAAACacaaacttaatatatatacggTCATTTGTGTAACACAATTTTATGTTGCTAACAACTTTACCAATCCACTTTAAACCAGATGGATCCGGTTCCACGATCTATGTTTGCCATGCAACCTGAGTGTGGAGCTCAAACCTACAAACAGATGCACAACTCACTACAGTTTGCAGATGGAACAAATAATGAGGACCAACAGTTGGAACCAAAATGGTCACGATTGCCTGGACAAGTAACTAAAATACACATTCCACTACATGTGGCTATACTACTTTAAATTACTATTGTTTGAGAAATAAGTAATACATGTTTGATTCCTGGTTGATATGCATAGAAAAAAGTCTCTTCAACTTCTATGCTTCTTTGAGTTTGCTCTGCATAATAGATTATACAGAACACAATATGACTTATTATGAAAGATGCAGTATTCAAATGTTACATTACAGtttgcacattttttattataattttcatatgttatattataggtttaatatgttttactataattttcatataattcaataaattttCATATGTTTCAttgattttcatattttacattatagtTTTCATATGATTCACATTTTCCATCTACAGACATGCAAGATACCGAACACAGTATCACTTAAATTATGGGCAGGAACAGATGGAGCTTTCTCCATTAGGTTCTCGAAGAGTGGAACCCGTATTGCAGTGGCTTGTAAGCATGGACCTATATATCCTATTCTATGTAAGTAGCCCTATATTCCACTTGTAATATGGAcgatattatatagtagggaggtggggaagctgggacaccttagcacataatatccaaatatcctgattctgttttaagcaattaacaactatctataggagtcgtgaggataccgttttataattctttgaatgttctttgtttaataccaaatgggaggtttaaataaaaattactgaTTATAACAGTGCAAAAAAATTCCGGTAGATCTGCCtaccttgccaccccaggtttggcgcctatacaGTGTTGCctaaattaagtttatttttttcactcATAGTATACAGCATACCTGGTGGTGAAGAGATGGGAGCACTGGTGGGGCATCAGCAGCTTGTGTATGACATCCAGTGGTCAAACGATAGCTCAAAACTTGTCTCGGCTTCAGCGGATGGCACAGCACAGTAAGTTTTTCGATATTTCCTGAATTATGGTCATGTGATAGTAGATAAGGTAAAAAGTGCGCTCATGGATCCTAAAACATGGGGTGCTAGGATAAGCAGGTATGCCCTGGAATTTCCATGCGTTATAAAATAGATAATGACCtttataatattgttatatacAGCTTTATATAACCCAGCATACTTGGTGGCATGAGTAACATTTGTTCAACAAcctatttttaatatgttaaacGTTCCTTTtcatgtgggtgaggtcccgcagcccGGCAGCcgtgggtcctaggatttaggccagaattggcccattacctcataACTTTAATACGAGATGATATATTGAAAGTCTCCGTATACACAatacacatattttatattttctgtgttttttagaGTTTGggatttaaatgataaaagcAAGTCTACCCACACACTTGTACATCCCTCGTATGTGTATACATCATCATTTCACCCAACAGCTCAATACATTGTAGCTACAGgtaatttatattacatttgaTAGTAATAAGAGTTGACTTATACTGTAGTTTTTACCGACATCATGTGTATAATGACTATCATTTTGTtgctaacttttaaaaattgattaatTTACAAAGGCACAAGCTATTAAATGCATGAAGCCTCTAAAGATTTTAACCCTGCAATCAAATTGTTACTGATTTTAATGTAGCGtataatacatacatacatgtattatgcatgtataatatagtacacCACCTTGGTTAAGATAAACTACCTTATACACAGGTGGATATGATTGTGTGATACGTGTATGGAGCATTGCATCTTCCACCACACAGATGTTACAAGAGTTAGATGGACATAAATCTCTCATCAACTCTCTTGTGTTTGACCATTCAGGTTGGATTTGAACTTAAAACTGTGATGAGgtttattctgttacttttgccAACTGccataatgtaaaaaatctttttaccAGCTCGTCTGGTATAACAAAATGAGTGTCTTTCCaacgttttgtctgccatacagGAAAGGcttcattttatgttttttttatatactagATGAGACGCTAAAAgattacaatgtttttttttctttttattttctgtttgttaatatttgcTGTCTTTTATATCAGAGAGACATTAGCTGTAAtttgtaagtttatttaatttctctttttaattgttcatGTAGTGTATTGCTTCTGCTACTAggcataatgtatataattattcaacggctcatctggcataaaaaaagaaaaatgattTGTTCATTTTCATAACCAGCTAAGCTGTTGAACGATCATTGTTcatgtattgttttatatacaccaGGTTTGACATTATACAGTGCAGACAGTGCAGGTGTGGTAGTTGCATGGAATTGTCACTCCCATGAAAAACCTcgcaaaaaaacgaaaatagaCTGGAGCATTAAAAcggtaagttttttaaaatgtgttaacTTGTCACTGAACCATTGTCTTTTGTCACAACTGTAAATTTCActatttctaaaaaacaataaattgtaGAAACTGCACACTTTGGGTAACATATTAATAACACTGTATTTTTGCCTACTTGAGTCTGTAGTCATTTCTCTTTATTCATTTTTGATTTTCGATCAAAAATTGTGGgcactatttaaaaaacacacacaaaactttataaaaacacgaATTGGGCACTTATTCTTTTAACCCaaaattctatttaaaaagttctaatttaaaaaaaataagaattacTTTTAGAAATATGAAGAGAGGGAATTATCGGGAGTTTGCATCAACTGCATCCAAGTTCATCCAAGGAATAATAAA contains:
- the LOC100179019 gene encoding papilin, translated to MKMTSTLLKLAVTVAVVVVSGCMASPVPADDVGCFAARNAVFLDIRRLLRGEWPYCDEGGLWKNVQCGINSCYCAYVDTGAQIQNLNLRTLYYSYDQLMGMCPIRFQANRDDACRVPHLNYPCNTSAPKYIYNQESGECEETPSSRCYGFMSLSECQSQCAPVVHDRCSHPYDIGHSCSDHTPTGRYFHNPSMNRCELFYYVGCGGNTNNYRTLIECERTCLPQPIVTITVQVEGRNTHSLEVPSWVLDDYSLVSDNVNQISQVIMDRVRLVARNQTLVQAYVEATTATEEGRLLEIGRPLPPIEAKSPEEQIRQVLGPEVVCFQPDQTGPCRALFRRWHFNSERGVCERLVYGGCDPNGNNFLEEQDCFEYCRAYALPITSYVDSRAHNSEPQEDVDGQVVYRLPEVPSTTPEETTPSPTIGV
- the LOC100179770 gene encoding jouberin-like isoform X2, producing the protein MPAESAMRRQTRSLFEGILGKKSSEGGTPSDTEQTPEKVAESLERSLTKDDPLLETNTFNENDPGSNGKGKWKEEESSPVNQDQNKENKEKINEEPDKVKSEDDPLKIEPPQPKKEKWYKQFKFPLKKKKIPDSESIRSDAGSPAPPDDSKDGVETGRELMKKNENEENQKHENKEDEQDIKPTPDIPSTSKVENNDQEPNESSQDLSTTKPVPKPRKLPEISPTTIVDADASQQSVTRIESTARRKRRKKIPRKRKGDLETDTDPSTTIIENTAAEDTIENIPSASIADPEDPGVTPSFEDDGLVLGVTVHHSDHLRADLKYMAHPVVRVSIVDGSNGAYLKKSNSSRRVTSFYESDSVTSVLPIMTQPFDFRANQSVLPRWEETLIFNESFSSLVASRSVQLDPVQTSSAEVETAPVDVSVKASSPILFFVIRDFVSMSKANNVRKHRDDVDKGWHNVAWAFLKLVGSNGKPNTGRRVRLQLFHPPRNISAISMDAQSEPAFSWWLNHKRAAYPSTIYVTLKSVTGSSKMDPVPRSMFAMQPECGAQTYKQMHNSLQFADGTNNEDQQLEPKWSRLPGQTCKIPNTVSLKLWAGTDGAFSIRFSKSGTRIAVACKHGPIYPILLYSIPGGEEMGALVGHQQLVYDIQWSNDSSKLVSASADGTAQVWDLNDKSKSTHTLVHPSYVYTSSFHPTAQYIVATGGYDCVIRVWSIASSTTQMLQELDGHKSLINSLVFDHSGLTLYSADSAGVVVAWNCHSHEKPRKKTKIDWSIKTKYEERELSGVCINCIQVHPRNNKLLLHCRDSTIRMLDVRIHTLVKYSGSSNLRQLIRSDLTSCGSFVISGSEDGSAYVWNAESGDQVATFNELQFSRSVRDVTFHPHDHIVAFSCFGQNMPVLVYKYDKQVAAAEAGLVPVVANTAQVDADTGNRAMINDNRLGESYRGGNRVDQIRQQLDLVQSKPDESWNTARKLLPLSMAARAFSEGRQSPQSSPRRSAVRSSSPSAGHLNSIRGDPLTSYGPGNTLSTWGSTFDSTHRSMLEPSYLSPHASPEARLIAQHYSQHQPREDEQQGWKPTFAAVGGSPYKAGLGPDVSLTVDGTGNTSLRVTSATGVKPQHTVVALYDYQANRSDEITIVRGDIIRVLYKDGPTWWFGELVSDGRQGYFPSNYVAINDNESVEDKLEKHEASPEVMFGVPEERPVSAESISGKTFHALKMPGGKLNFYSQSESEGDEERLGSLSISRSSRQRRRENRSPTSQSSIPHISDDVTIIEDVNDDITTTPKPRARTIIRDQSPEASPKNPKPAPRQLPTLPPKAPTPTKTCDNC
- the LOC100179770 gene encoding jouberin-like isoform X1; protein product: MPAESAMRRQTRSLFEGILGKKSSEGGTPSDTEQTPEKVAESLERSLTKDDPLLETNTFNENDPGSNGKGKWKEEESSPVNQDQNKENKEKINEEPDKVKSEDDPLKIEPPQPKKEKWYKQFKFPLKKKKIPDSESIRSDAGSPAPPDDSKDGVETGRELMKKNENEENQKHENKEDEQDIKPTPDIPSTSKVENNDQEPNESSQDLSTTKPVPKPRKLPEISPTTIVDADASQQSVTRIESTARRKRRKKIPRKRKGDLETDTDPSTTIIENTAAEDTIENIPSASIADPEDPGVTPSFEDDGLVLGVTVHHSDHLRADLKYMAHPVVRVSIVDGSNGAYLKKSNSSRRVTSFYESDSVTSVLPIMTQPFDFRANQSVLPRWEETLIFNESFSSLVASRSVQLDPVQTSSAEVETAPVDVSVKASSPILFFVIRDFVSMSKANNVRKHRDDVDKGWHNVAWAFLKLVGSNGKPNTGRRVRLQLFHPPRNISAISMDAQSEPAFSWWLNHKRAAYPSTIYVTLKSVTGSSKMDPVPRSMFAMQPECGAQTYKQMHNSLQFADGTNNEDQQLEPKWSRLPGQTCKIPNTVSLKLWAGTDGAFSIRFSKSGTRIAVACKHGPIYPILLYSIPGGEEMGALVGHQQLVYDIQWSNDSSKLVSASADGTAQVWDLNDKSKSTHTLVHPSYVYTSSFHPTAQYIVATGGYDCVIRVWSIASSTTQMLQELDGHKSLINSLVFDHSGLTLYSADSAGVVVAWNCHSHEKPRKKTKIDWSIKTKYEERELSGVCINCIQVHPRNNKLLLHCRDSTIRMLDVRIHTLVKYSGSSNLRQLIRSDLTSCGSFVISGSEDGSAYVWNAESGDQVATFNELQFSRSVRDVTFHPHDHIVAFSCFGQNMPVLVYKYDKQVAAAEAGLVPVVANTAQVDADTGNRAMINDNRLGESYRGGNRVDQIRQQLDLVQSKPDESWNTARKLLPLSMAARAFSEGRQSPQSSPRRSAVRSSSPSAGHLNSIRGDPLTSYGPGNTLSTWGSTFDSTHRSMLEPSYLSPHASPEARLIAQHYSQHQPREDEQQGWKPTFAAVGGSPYKAGLGPDVSLTVDGTGNTSLRVTSATGVKPQHTVVALYDYQANRSDEITIVRGDIIRVLYKDGPTWWFGELVSDGRQGYFPSNYVAINDNESVEDKLEKQEASPEVMFGVPEERPVSAESISGKTFHALKMPGGKLNFYSQSESEGDEERLGSLSISRSSRQRRRENRSPTSQSSIPHISDDVTIIEDVNDDITTTPKPRARTIIRDQSPEASPKNPKPAPRQLPTLPPKAPTPTKTCDNC
- the LOC100179770 gene encoding jouberin-like isoform X3, with product MPAESAMRRQTRSLFEGILGKKSSEGGTPSDTEQTPEKVAESLERSLTKDDPLLETNTFNENDPGSNGKGKWKEEESSPVNQDQNKENKEKINEEPDKVKSEDDPLKIEPPQPKKEKWYKQFKFPLKKKKIPDSESIRSDAGSPAPPDDSKDGVETGRELMKKNENEENQKHENKEDEQDIKPTPDIPSTSKVENNDQEPNESSQDLSTTKPVPKPRKLPEISPTTIVDADASQQSVTRIESTARRKRRKKIPRKRKGDLETDTDPSTTIIENTAAEDTIENIPSASIADPEDPGVTPSFEDDGLVLGVTVHHSDHLRADLKYMAHPVVRVSIVDGSNGAYLKKSNSSRRVTSFYESDSVTSVLPIMTQPFDFRANQSVLPRWEETLIFNESFSSLVASRSVQLDPVQTSSAEVETAPVDVSVKASSPILFFVIRDFVSMSKANNVRKHRDDVDKGWHNVAWAFLKLVGSNGKPNTGRRVRLQLFHPPRNISAISMDAQSEPAFSWWLNHKRAAYPSTIYVTLKSVTGSSKMDPVPRSMFAMQPECGAQTYKQMHNSLQFADGTNNEDQQLEPKWSRLPGQTCKIPNTVSLKLWAGTDGAFSIRFSKSGTRIAVACKHGPIYPILLYSIPGGEEMGALVGHQQLVYDIQWSNDSSKLVSASADGTAQVWDLNDKSKSTHTLVHPSYVYTSSFHPTAQYIVATGGYDCVIRVWSIASSTTQMLQELDGHKSLINSLVFDHSGLTLYSADSAGVVVAWNCHSHEKPRKKTKIDWSIKTKYEERELSGVCINCIQVHPRNNKLLLHCRDSTIRMLDVRIHTLVKYSGSSNLRQLIRSDLTSCGSFVISGSEDGSAYVWNAESGDQVATFNELQFSRSVRDVTFHPHDHIVAFSCFGQNMPVLVYKYDKQVAAAEAGLVPVVANTAQVDADTGNRAMINDNRLGESYRGGNRVDQIRQQLDLVQQSSPRRSAVRSSSPSAGHLNSIRGDPLTSYGPGNTLSTWGSTFDSTHRSMLEPSYLSPHASPEARLIAQHYSQHQPREDEQQGWKPTFAAVGGSPYKAGLGPDVSLTVDGTGNTSLRVTSATGVKPQHTVVALYDYQANRSDEITIVRGDIIRVLYKDGPTWWFGELVSDGRQGYFPSNYVAINDNESVEDKLEKQEASPEVMFGVPEERPVSAESISGKTFHALKMPGGKLNFYSQSESEGDEERLGSLSISRSSRQRRRENRSPTSQSSIPHISDDVTIIEDVNDDITTTPKPRARTIIRDQSPEASPKNPKPAPRQLPTLPPKAPTPTKTCDNC